The sequence GGGTGTGATACTAGAATCTGTACTGAATCTATTGTATGAATCGACTTTAGTATATTGAAATGACTGATTTGAAGTGAAACTAATTCACTTACTTTTCGTTTATATTCTGACGTATACGTTCACGCCCTTTTTACTAAacataagagatttaaaaaaaatgaataatgattGACATGTAAAAATGAAggacaaataattttaagcttaTATGAAAGCTGGCGTTGTTTTCctttgaaaaacattgaaaaacacTTTTTCCGCAGTATATTTGTAAAGGAAATAACATCAGCTAGCTTTAAAgtccaaaattatataataaaaaatggtcgaaattctaaaaaatgtgaaatttatttttgaccctCATTTGTGAcgatcaaatatatatatatattttttttttctcaaaaaatcttaTCGGAGAGCTTATCGGAGAGAACGCTACATATAAAGCTGTAATTTTCTGCATTTTGATTAAGTGGAGTAAAAAACACTTGCTAAACcttaatgacaattttttcaaaaatttatgtcaaaaattatatattacttcGTCTgaacaaaattatctaaaaatttaagcaAGCTTGAATACTTTgttttgaatttagaataattgttCTAAAGTGCTTCAATCTTGTAGCAAAAAGCGGGATATAGTTAGAAATTATATTAGCGCGATATTCAGAATATCAACATTCTTAATTCAGCTATATATATTATCTTTATTATAACGATTTATATATTTGACTCATTAATAACAATACTTACAGTAATTTCTGCTGCAAATCTCTGCTTTAATAGATGCTTGTTGAACCAGTTAAATTCTGACTGATCTAAAGTAACCTAATAAATTGTTCTGATCtagaaaatactttaactttaGATTTTGCGTTTCAGAAAAGGAAGTTATATAATAAGAGGAAATATCCTGTGGTTTTGAGTATATGATCGGTTTATGATTtctgttggtatttttaatatgtaGAGTATCCTTTCGCTGCGGGACGTCCACTTATCAGTTTCTCTCCTTCAATGCGGTTTATCATCAATAACATACTAATGGGAGTGAAATTTCAGTTTCCGGGATGAAGCTCCATGAAAGAAGTCACTATTAACTTTTGTTGCAATTTCCGGTTGAACCTACATACTCCATAAATTGGAATTAGAAAAAGCTTACTAATATTGTGTCAAGTCGTTAACACATACTTTTAGGAagcatatttattaataattagtaGAAAAATACGTGATTCACAGCagaattattcataattattaacCAGGtaggcattttttaaatgaattatattaTAGTAacgttttgatcaaaaatggaaagttttaaGTGAATGTCCAAACGAAGTAGAAAAATTGATGTTCACTGAGAAAACTCCTGTTATGAAAACTAActctcaaattaaaaagatattatcaaaaaattattattgatgacTGTTTTTAAGGTTAAGAATTCCGAGAGGAAAACATTTGGCTTAGACCAAACTgtgatattaattaaatttttgcattatttaaatttgcaacaaacaaaaattaaaaacattttaaactgcaGGTATTCGAAGGTTCTTAATCAATAAAGAGTTAATTCTTTGCAAGTTACAACTTAAAAAAGGGAAGAAGGCTTTCCATCTAATAATATTTACAACtgactgattaaaaatttgtataggaCAACTGTCAAatgttaaagtaatttaatttacagGAAATTCGAACTTTTGAAGAACATCCAGTTAAGACCcttcatataaaaaaagtaatacaaaataaaaaaagagatatttaaGCATAATGGAACTCAATAGAGATTCAAAACACAAGGCtttcaaatgaaacaattttatgagTGCCCATGTTCAGAGCGAAATTCTTATTTAGCAATCGATAATTGAtattaatttgttgattttgcgaaatgattaaaaaattcttggaaaaaacAAAAAGGGTTTAGAAATTGAAGTCGgtgttttcttctaaaatatattttcaaggttCACCAGTCTCTAGCTGCTTTAAATATCTTTCTTTTATTTCCCTAagatatattattgtattttaaactaataataattaaattctttaaataacagTAAACAAATGTTAATGTTTAGGTATCGAAAAATGGGATAAAATAGATCACTTCTGACTTCACACATATATCTGTCATAATCCATTTTACAATGTTACCAATTCGACCTTTACTAATGTTccaagctaaaatattttaaacatataaacagctccttttagtaaattttaaagaatgttaatcttttttaacaagTTACTTTTCGAATCCCACATTATATAGTTTGAAAGAATGGCAACGATGGTTATGTTGGTTCGCAACCCTTACCCGGTACCTGATGTTTCTCGTGAAGGAAATTGGATACAAGATGGACCATATTTAGGCAAAAATATTCCAGCCAGTGACAGAAGATGGTACACGAGATTGCAACCCCATGAACGACTTTTTGCTCATCACACCTTGAACAGCGTCAGAAAGGACTCTCGCTTTCTTAGAccaaaggttaattttaaaatatgaatacaaaTTATGctgtaaaaaagttttaattaattttttaattatattaataaaaaaatataaaattatgatttctattataattatctaTATTAATAACACactgttattatttaaaaatatgcaggTTCCCACTGATGCTCTTGATTATGCTCTTTCTTCTGTTTATGAGCATTGTAACGATtcttttttacccaaaatgtaTACTCATATTCAACCTGAAACTCTTGGACGAGAAACGTGGCGAGTTCTTCGTAATCAAATCAAGGTTTGTCCACTCAATATAAGTCTAATCGTAATCCGATAGTAACTACGAATTAAGAACCAGCCAggcgaaattatttatttataagagtTGTAAATATATAAATCTGGCTGGGTAAAATCTAGTTGATACCTAAAATTATAAACCTGCTGAATGCTATCTTTATTGACGATTGCTCTTATGATAAGTAATAGTCATACAAAATCACGCAATGATATGATGCTACAACTTAACCAACTTAACCTTGTACGCTCTAATTAGAAATGATGACCTTTTTCCTTCTTGTAAGAAAGTTGATAAGGCATTTTACAACCAGGGATTCGAATGTAATTAAGGGACATTTTCTGATAGTTGccaattatttctgtaaattcaatataatttacctgaaaactatgttaagtatgaaaaaattaacgaaaaatattgCAGCTACGAATGCACAATGTCAAAGctgtatttatttaaagttttatgtagaaagaaacaaaaaggaacgtaaAGAAGATTTTGTTAcgtttctttttgttcttttccaTATAAGATAAAATTACCACACAATTTTTACATCATACATTCGTAAGCTTATTATCTTTCGATACTTTTTTATACTGAGCTTAGTTGTTAGCCAAATTATGTTacatttatcgaaataattggcaaatatccaGAAATGctccttaatttcgttcgaaacCCTGTTTGCATAATTTTCCATAAGTTTTGGAACCGGAATACGATGGGGTTGGCCGTTTACTCAGAAAACCGTGGGAGTATTTACTTTCTTgtcatttttataaaagttttccttattttcccaaaaattaaaagtaaaatttccataaatatgAGCCAAGAAAAATATTGGTAAAAGATACCATTTTTATTTCCCGGTAATTATTTCCCTCGAATTGCTTTTTTCACAGTTCAATGAGCCACGTCAATGCTTTTATAAatctaaacttgaaaaaagaaGATTTGTGCCGTTACCTAAAAATTCCGCTTTTGCTACTTGTCTAGCTTTAAATATAAGGATTAATTGGAAatactttaaagaaaattcggtattttaatactttttttaaaatgcttcatTGATGATAAAACgtacaaatttaaatgttatagACGTTTTCAAAAGCACCATCGGCTTTTGGACACCCCTTGAGACATGCCAGTGGTCAAGAAGAACACACAATTAgtgaaataaaatccaaaaatggtCATACAAGACCAAAAACTAGTCACACAAGAGAAGAATCGAAAAGATATTCTGAGAGGCGAGCTTTTTCGACAACTGAAAGAAAAAGAGAGGGAATGCGGAAAATCCACCCAAGCAGTTTGAAATTAGCTATTGATGGTCCCCACATGGATCAGACAAATGCAGGATATAGCAGAAAAGTTGATGGGACTTTTTATAATATCTAATTTTTCAATTGCTTGATAAAAAAGTGCAGGAAACTGCTACTTAGTGATTGTTAATGGATTGGAAATATCAAAAAAGGGCAAATTACATAAAAGTAGAAATGGGAAAAGTCGCAATTATGAAAAAGT is a genomic window of Belonocnema kinseyi isolate 2016_QV_RU_SX_M_011 chromosome 8, B_treatae_v1, whole genome shotgun sequence containing:
- the LOC117178003 gene encoding uncharacterized protein LOC117178003 isoform X3 gives rise to the protein MFSYFERMATMVMLVRNPYPVPDVSREGNWIQDGPYLGKNIPASDRRWYTRLQPHERLFAHHTLNSVRKDSRFLRPKVPTDALDYALSSVYEHCNDSFLPKMYTHIQPETLGRETWRVLRNQIKTFSKAPSAFGHPLRHASGQEEHTISEIKSKNGHTRPKTSHTREESKRYSERRAFSTTERKREGMRKIHPSSLKLAIDGPHMDQTNAGYSRKVDGTFYNI
- the LOC117178003 gene encoding uncharacterized protein LOC117178003 isoform X1, which translates into the protein MCLSFERMATMVMLVRNPYPVPDVSREGNWIQDGPYLGKNIPASDRRWYTRLQPHERLFAHHTLNSVRKDSRFLRPKVPTDALDYALSSVYEHCNDSFLPKMYTHIQPETLGRETWRVLRNQIKTFSKAPSAFGHPLRHASGQEEHTISEIKSKNGHTRPKTSHTREESKRYSERRAFSTTERKREGMRKIHPSSLKLAIDGPHMDQTNAGYSRKKETFKVILINKVWKYTYLFTINVDYKMQHWCHRISTITY
- the LOC117178003 gene encoding uncharacterized protein LOC117178003 isoform X2 produces the protein MATMVMLVRNPYPVPDVSREGNWIQDGPYLGKNIPASDRRWYTRLQPHERLFAHHTLNSVRKDSRFLRPKVPTDALDYALSSVYEHCNDSFLPKMYTHIQPETLGRETWRVLRNQIKTFSKAPSAFGHPLRHASGQEEHTISEIKSKNGHTRPKTSHTREESKRYSERRAFSTTERKREGMRKIHPSSLKLAIDGPHMDQTNAGYSRKKETFKVILINKVWKYTYLFTINVDYKMQHWCHRISTITY